From the genome of Gilliamella sp. wkB7, one region includes:
- the proB gene encoding glutamate 5-kinase has translation MTIKKQQTVVVKLGTSVLTGGTKQLDRAQMVELIRQCASLHQDGHKIIIVTSGAIAAGREYLNYPTLPNTVASKQLLASVGQSKLIQLWEQLFSIYKIYIGQMLLTRADLEDRERFLNAQDALKAMLDNHIIPIINENDAVATAEIKVGDNDNLSALAAILAEADKLILLTDIAGLYTADPRSNKNAKLIHEIDNIDDNLRSIAGDSVSGLGTGGMGTKIQAAEVAGSAGIEVIIAAGNKPNVIIDTVNNQSVGTRFIPPKTPLEHRKHWLFGAPKAGKVLLDDGAVNAILNNGSSLLPKGILQVEQNFSRGEVIDICDKTGKSIARGVSRYNSDALKQIAGHHSQEISQIIGYEYGSVAVHRNDMIIK, from the coding sequence ATGACCATTAAAAAACAACAAACTGTCGTTGTTAAATTAGGTACCAGTGTATTGACCGGTGGCACAAAACAGTTAGATCGTGCACAAATGGTCGAACTAATTAGGCAATGCGCCAGTTTACATCAAGATGGACATAAAATTATTATTGTTACATCTGGAGCCATTGCCGCAGGTCGTGAATATCTTAACTACCCTACTCTTCCCAATACTGTTGCATCAAAACAGCTACTTGCATCGGTTGGTCAAAGTAAACTAATACAACTTTGGGAACAACTCTTTTCAATCTACAAAATTTATATAGGCCAAATGTTGTTAACACGTGCCGATCTTGAAGATCGAGAAAGATTTTTAAATGCGCAAGATGCTTTAAAAGCCATGTTGGACAATCACATTATTCCCATTATTAACGAAAACGACGCAGTAGCAACCGCTGAAATTAAAGTCGGTGATAATGATAATTTATCCGCCCTAGCAGCTATTTTAGCTGAAGCCGACAAATTAATTTTATTAACAGATATTGCGGGTTTATATACCGCCGATCCAAGATCAAATAAAAATGCAAAATTAATTCATGAAATCGACAATATTGACGATAATTTACGTAGTATAGCTGGAGACAGTGTTTCTGGGCTTGGTACTGGTGGTATGGGTACTAAAATACAAGCGGCTGAAGTAGCAGGAAGTGCTGGAATTGAAGTTATTATTGCGGCAGGTAATAAACCGAATGTTATTATTGATACTGTAAATAACCAATCAGTTGGCACACGCTTTATCCCGCCTAAGACCCCCTTAGAGCATCGTAAACATTGGTTATTTGGTGCGCCCAAAGCGGGCAAAGTTTTATTAGATGATGGCGCAGTAAATGCCATTTTAAATAATGGCAGTTCACTTTTACCCAAAGGTATTTTACAAGTTGAACAAAATTTTTCTCGTGGCGAGGTCATAGATATTTGTGATAAAACAGGTAAAAGTATAGCTCGTGGGGTAAGCCGTTATAATAGTGATGCATTAAAACAAATTGCCGGACATCACTCACAAGAAATTAGCCAAATTATTGGCTATGAGTATGGCTCTGTCGCCGTACATCGAAATGATATGATTATTAAATAA
- a CDS encoding DUF4123 domain-containing protein yields MLNQHISSQILIEHQKYSRNKLHLYTLIDGLEYERFFQEEIIENEWIKPLFLQPSNKDMAFAGPWICYIKKMNSDFQNQIIELEQKYPSVSWIISSLSFEYLLNNLENKLHITLEDNRYALLRYYDPRVLYKLPSVLTEQQIKIFTLQIDEWIYYYENNYHSLNAGKL; encoded by the coding sequence AAATCAACACATATCTAGTCAAATATTAATTGAACACCAAAAATATTCAAGAAATAAATTACACTTATATACCTTAATTGATGGACTTGAGTATGAGCGTTTCTTTCAAGAAGAAATCATTGAAAATGAATGGATAAAACCTTTATTTCTTCAACCAAGCAATAAAGATATGGCTTTTGCTGGACCTTGGATTTGTTATATTAAAAAAATGAATAGTGATTTTCAGAATCAAATCATAGAACTAGAACAAAAGTATCCGTCTGTATCTTGGATAATTTCATCACTCTCTTTTGAATATTTACTAAATAATTTAGAAAATAAACTTCATATAACACTAGAAGATAATCGTTATGCCTTACTGCGTTATTATGACCCAAGAGTATTATACAAATTACCTAGTGTTTTGACAGAACAACAAATTAAAATTTTTACACTTCAAATTGATGAATGGATCTATTATTACGAGAATAATTATCATTCATTGAATGCAGGAAAATTATGA
- a CDS encoding Imm52 family immunity protein, with product MKKNLIFDIFFYPKKYLSLITCIEHVNNILKIQYQYLYREQDWYLCSSSKKKSSIHKVFDKDGITEIGLKKLTQEYHKDKRHFGLAIWDKKTEGAALVYSIYEQTCGQPFKVKIRLDYDILLSEIDLNNIQKFCLALSEQFDGAYIMVNNNYTPEKKVFPDRLSAAWMIYLPKVQLSHNIVPQAFDVISPTDHEGHAAGSLVVTLPHFFDEKNTDDIKAVNSVDIKLRELGLLPRYADL from the coding sequence ATGAAAAAAAATTTAATTTTTGATATCTTTTTTTATCCTAAAAAGTATTTATCACTTATAACATGTATAGAGCATGTTAATAACATTTTAAAAATCCAATACCAATATCTATACAGAGAACAAGATTGGTATTTATGTAGCTCATCGAAAAAAAAATCATCGATTCATAAGGTGTTTGACAAAGATGGTATTACAGAAATTGGTTTAAAAAAATTAACACAAGAATATCATAAAGACAAAAGACATTTTGGCTTAGCTATCTGGGATAAAAAAACAGAGGGGGCCGCATTAGTGTATAGTATATATGAACAAACTTGTGGACAACCATTTAAGGTTAAGATCAGGTTGGATTATGATATTCTTTTATCAGAAATAGATTTAAATAATATTCAAAAATTTTGTCTTGCTTTGTCTGAGCAATTTGATGGCGCATATATTATGGTAAATAATAATTATACACCTGAGAAAAAAGTTTTTCCAGATAGGCTTTCGGCTGCATGGATGATTTACTTACCTAAAGTTCAGTTATCCCATAATATAGTTCCACAGGCGTTTGATGTGATTAGCCCCACAGATCATGAAGGACATGCAGCTGGATCGTTGGTTGTTACTCTACCACACTTTTTTGATGAGAAAAATACAGATGATATCAAAGCTGTAAATAGTGTCGATATTAAGTTACGTGAATTAGGTTTATTGCCTCGTTATGCAGATTTATAA
- a CDS encoding YkgJ family cysteine cluster protein → MQTKFLDRGDSTYVHFDEVTNLCKIYKDRPLICRVEDYHETYLTNQYS, encoded by the coding sequence TTGCAAACAAAATTTCTTGATCGTGGTGATTCAACTTACGTGCATTTTGATGAAGTGACGAATTTGTGTAAAATCTATAAAGATCGCCCTTTGATTTGTCGTGTTGAAGACTACCATGAGACTTATCTTACTAATCAATATAGTTAG
- a CDS encoding thermostable hemolysin delta-VPH, producing MSYFNYHAKAKRLIKDGHLVGYEFVDNWNGIKPALVLYFDEAKPMPIREYRWQEYLPLLNRGKEE from the coding sequence ATGAGTTATTTTAATTATCATGCGAAAGCAAAAAGGTTAATTAAAGATGGTCATTTGGTTGGGTATGAGTTTGTAGATAATTGGAATGGTATAAAACCAGCATTAGTCCTTTATTTTGATGAGGCAAAACCTATGCCGATCCGAGAATATCGTTGGCAAGAATATTTGCCATTACTAAATAGGGGTAAAGAAGAGTGA
- the gpt gene encoding xanthine phosphoribosyltransferase translates to MLQSYGRQLSKRLLPANQWKGIIAVSRGGLVPAAILARELSIRYVDTVCISSYDHDHQREKLILKQANGDGEGFIVVDDLVDTGNTAHTIREMYPKARFVTIFAKPAGKPLVDDYIVDIAQDTWIEQPWDTGVMFVKPISDNQ, encoded by the coding sequence ATGTTACAATCTTACGGGCGCCAACTATCCAAACGTTTGTTACCTGCAAACCAATGGAAAGGTATTATTGCTGTTAGCCGTGGAGGTCTAGTTCCTGCTGCTATCCTAGCTCGTGAATTAAGTATTCGTTACGTAGATACAGTTTGTATTTCAAGTTATGATCATGATCATCAACGTGAAAAGTTAATCTTAAAACAAGCAAATGGTGATGGTGAAGGCTTTATTGTTGTTGATGATTTAGTCGACACGGGCAACACCGCACATACTATTCGTGAAATGTATCCAAAAGCTCGATTTGTTACTATTTTTGCTAAACCAGCAGGTAAACCGCTTGTTGATGATTATATTGTTGACATTGCGCAAGATACTTGGATTGAGCAACCTTGGGATACAGGGGTAATGTTTGTTAAACCTATTAGCGATAATCAATAA
- a CDS encoding aminoacyl-histidine dipeptidase encodes MLSTLKPKSIWQIFNDICKIPHPSHHEQMITKYIVDFANTHHIHCELDKVGNILLTKPASKGMENCPSIALQAHMDMVPQKNEETVHDFTTDPIQPYVDGEWVKAKGTTLGADNGIGLASALAVLIDPTIEHGPIEVLVTTSEETGMHGAFGLQPNWLKSHYLINTDSEDEGEIFTGCAGGVDFTSTFAVAYAVIPEKHDCYISISLKGLKGGHSGCDIHLGRGNAIKLMARFLAEYAQDVSFRLADIKGGSLRNAIPREAFVEMTLSKQDLPQLESIVKQYQTILNDELGHVEPSIQISLAEVTSDEVKRVLTIEHQNKIINYLHAAPNGVVRMSDQLHGVVETSLNLGIVNIVENQLNTHYLIRSQVDSAKDAVVSTLISLSQLTNANYEISGGYSGWEPNLNSSLLQLAKDKYYEIFSQKAKIMVIHAGLECGLFKQAYPNMDMISIGPTIVSPHSPDERVNIQSVIRYWELLIAILKSATQLK; translated from the coding sequence ATGCTTTCTACTTTAAAGCCAAAATCTATTTGGCAGATTTTTAACGATATTTGTAAAATTCCACATCCATCTCATCATGAACAAATGATTACTAAATACATTGTCGATTTTGCAAATACCCATCACATTCATTGTGAACTTGATAAAGTTGGTAATATCTTATTAACCAAACCAGCCAGTAAAGGCATGGAGAATTGTCCATCTATTGCCCTACAAGCTCATATGGATATGGTGCCACAAAAAAATGAAGAAACCGTTCACGATTTTACTACTGATCCAATTCAACCTTATGTTGATGGTGAATGGGTAAAAGCTAAAGGTACAACTTTAGGTGCGGATAATGGTATAGGATTAGCTTCAGCATTAGCGGTTTTAATTGATCCCACCATTGAACATGGCCCTATTGAAGTTTTAGTTACTACGTCAGAAGAAACAGGTATGCATGGAGCCTTTGGTCTTCAACCTAATTGGTTAAAAAGTCATTATCTAATTAATACCGATTCAGAGGATGAAGGAGAAATATTTACAGGTTGTGCGGGTGGCGTTGATTTTACTTCCACTTTTGCAGTTGCATACGCAGTCATTCCAGAAAAGCATGATTGTTATATAAGTATTTCGCTTAAAGGCCTTAAAGGAGGACATTCTGGATGCGATATTCATTTAGGTCGTGGTAATGCAATTAAATTAATGGCCCGTTTTTTAGCTGAATATGCGCAAGATGTTTCGTTCAGATTAGCTGATATAAAAGGTGGTTCGTTGCGTAATGCCATCCCTAGAGAAGCTTTTGTTGAAATGACATTAAGTAAACAAGATTTACCTCAACTTGAATCTATTGTTAAGCAATATCAAACAATTTTAAATGATGAATTAGGGCATGTTGAACCTTCTATACAGATAAGTTTAGCTGAAGTAACTTCTGATGAAGTTAAACGTGTATTAACTATTGAACATCAAAATAAAATAATTAATTATTTGCATGCCGCACCTAATGGGGTTGTTCGTATGAGCGATCAGTTGCATGGTGTTGTCGAAACGTCACTTAACTTAGGTATTGTTAATATTGTAGAGAATCAATTAAATACTCATTATCTAATTCGTTCACAAGTTGATAGCGCAAAAGATGCAGTTGTTTCAACTCTGATATCGCTTAGTCAATTGACCAACGCCAATTACGAAATCAGTGGAGGATATTCAGGTTGGGAGCCAAATTTGAATTCAAGTCTTTTACAATTAGCTAAAGATAAATATTACGAAATATTCTCACAAAAAGCTAAGATTATGGTCATTCATGCAGGACTTGAATGTGGATTGTTTAAGCAAGCTTATCCAAATATGGATATGATATCAATCGGTCCAACAATTGTATCACCTCATTCTCCAGATGAAAGAGTGAATATTCAAAGTGTTATTCGATATTGGGAATTACTTATAGCGATATTAAAATCCGCGACTCAATTGAAATAA
- the frsA gene encoding esterase FrsA, producing the protein MTTTENLSAQIFKPHYDYPETSALINRIDSSDGSSISPLDGEIDSRWYRIINPFLWIWRGLPKLEVEELLSKIAASTKRHTNEKWLDTVIGYQSGNWVYEFLNQAALWQSKADSIDQENPSEEDKINLHNYFLIASEYSSIASYPHFKNDELAMYAQTCAYQAYMKALNYSLFTVRELEFKVENRSVKTFLHLPKTDSTCPVVLICNALGNLQIDYYRYFKEYLAPRGFAMLTVDLPTVGYSRNFALTQNSSQIHQAILEQLSSIPWVDNSRVILAGFRFGSHLATRLAYLMPNKIKGLFNFTPFVHQIFVDKDLQKNLPNSYKDMLASRLGLPSISNLQLAAELNYFSLKNQGLLTHACPVPVMNIIFEEDVLSNLNEAKLIRSIKQSKLVTIPKTPLQKSLHDALTQSVKWMESVL; encoded by the coding sequence ATGACTACTACCGAAAATTTATCTGCTCAGATATTTAAACCACATTACGATTATCCTGAAACATCAGCGCTTATTAATCGTATAGACAGTAGCGACGGTAGTAGCATAAGTCCCTTGGATGGTGAAATTGATTCAAGATGGTATCGGATCATTAACCCTTTTTTATGGATTTGGCGAGGATTACCTAAATTAGAGGTTGAAGAACTTTTATCCAAAATTGCCGCTTCAACAAAACGTCATACCAATGAAAAATGGTTAGATACTGTTATTGGTTATCAATCAGGTAATTGGGTTTATGAATTTTTAAATCAAGCTGCTTTGTGGCAATCTAAAGCTGATTCAATCGATCAAGAAAACCCGAGTGAAGAAGATAAAATTAATTTACATAATTATTTTCTTATCGCGAGTGAATATTCAAGCATTGCTAGTTATCCACATTTCAAAAATGATGAACTAGCTATGTATGCACAAACTTGTGCTTATCAAGCTTATATGAAAGCACTCAATTATTCCCTCTTTACAGTCAGAGAGCTGGAATTTAAAGTCGAGAATCGTAGTGTTAAAACGTTTTTGCACTTACCAAAAACGGACAGCACTTGCCCTGTTGTATTAATATGTAATGCTTTGGGCAATTTACAAATTGATTATTATCGTTATTTTAAAGAGTATTTAGCTCCTCGTGGATTCGCTATGTTAACGGTTGATCTACCAACGGTAGGATATAGCCGTAATTTTGCTTTAACTCAAAATAGTAGCCAGATTCATCAAGCAATATTGGAACAACTTTCGTCCATTCCATGGGTTGATAATAGTCGCGTTATTTTAGCAGGATTTCGATTCGGCTCTCATCTTGCAACACGGTTAGCTTATTTGATGCCTAATAAGATTAAAGGTTTATTCAATTTTACGCCCTTTGTTCATCAAATATTTGTAGATAAGGATTTGCAAAAAAACCTACCAAATAGCTATAAAGACATGTTGGCTAGTCGCCTTGGATTACCTTCTATATCTAATTTGCAATTAGCAGCAGAATTAAATTATTTTTCACTTAAGAATCAAGGATTATTAACTCATGCTTGCCCTGTACCAGTCATGAATATTATTTTTGAAGAAGATGTATTAAGTAATTTAAATGAAGCAAAATTGATTCGTTCAATTAAACAAAGTAAATTAGTAACCATACCTAAAACACCATTACAAAAAAGCTTGCATGATGCGTTAACTCAGTCCGTAAAATGGATGGAGTCGGTTTTGTAA
- the proA gene encoding glutamate-5-semialdehyde dehydrogenase: MIVQMGKEAKFASYQLAQCSTTTKNKVLAVIADLLEKHTPTILAANEKDIQAAKEQGLNKAILDRLLLTPERLLSITNDVRKVISLIDPVGQIMDGATLENTLKLQRQRVPLGVIGVIYEARPNVTIDIAALCLKTGNAAILRGGKETIHTNRATVAIIQQALEQVGLPKAAIQFIDNPDRKYINELLKLDKYVDMIIPRGGASLHKLCREHSTIPVITGGIGVCHIFVDESADFDKVYPIILNAKTQRPSTCNTLETLLVHTKIAKTFLPKLSQIMADHQVILHADAEAFKILETGVANVFPVDDEELRQEWLSKDLNIVIVDSLELAVEHIREYGSGHSEAILTRDLTNAEKFVNLVDAAAVYVNASTRFTDGGQFGLGAEVAVSTQKLHARGPMGLEALTTYKWIGYGDDLIRQ, from the coding sequence ATGATAGTTCAAATGGGAAAAGAGGCAAAATTTGCTTCTTATCAATTAGCGCAATGCTCTACTACAACTAAAAATAAAGTTTTAGCGGTTATCGCTGATTTATTGGAAAAACATACCCCAACAATTCTTGCCGCTAATGAAAAAGATATCCAAGCAGCCAAAGAACAAGGATTAAATAAAGCGATTTTAGATCGTTTATTATTAACACCTGAACGATTATTATCAATTACCAATGATGTACGAAAAGTGATTTCATTAATCGATCCTGTTGGTCAAATTATGGATGGAGCCACTTTAGAAAACACTTTAAAGTTACAGCGTCAAAGAGTGCCATTAGGTGTGATAGGCGTAATATATGAAGCTCGTCCTAATGTGACGATTGATATTGCTGCACTTTGCCTTAAAACGGGTAATGCAGCTATATTAAGAGGGGGTAAAGAAACCATCCATACCAATCGAGCAACCGTAGCCATTATTCAACAAGCACTGGAGCAAGTGGGTTTACCTAAAGCAGCAATACAATTTATTGATAATCCCGATCGAAAATACATCAATGAACTACTTAAACTTGATAAATATGTTGATATGATTATTCCTCGCGGGGGGGCCTCTTTACACAAACTTTGTCGTGAGCATTCAACCATACCAGTTATTACGGGTGGAATTGGTGTTTGCCATATTTTTGTCGATGAAAGTGCCGATTTTGATAAAGTATATCCTATTATTTTAAATGCTAAAACTCAAAGACCAAGTACATGTAATACTCTAGAAACATTGCTTGTACATACTAAAATCGCTAAAACATTTTTACCTAAACTTAGTCAAATTATGGCGGATCATCAGGTTATATTACATGCCGATGCAGAGGCATTCAAAATTTTAGAAACAGGTGTTGCCAATGTGTTTCCTGTTGATGATGAAGAATTACGTCAAGAGTGGCTATCCAAAGATTTAAATATAGTTATTGTTGATTCACTTGAATTGGCGGTTGAACATATTCGTGAATACGGCAGTGGTCATTCAGAAGCAATATTAACACGTGATTTAACCAATGCTGAGAAGTTTGTCAATTTAGTCGATGCAGCGGCTGTCTATGTCAATGCATCAACTCGCTTTACCGATGGTGGACAATTTGGTTTAGGTGCTGAAGTCGCTGTTAGCACACAAAAACTACACGCACGTGGGCCGATGGGACTTGAAGCGTTAACAACGTATAAATGGATTGGTTATGGTGATGATTTGATTCGTCAATAA
- a CDS encoding Tox-REase-5 domain-containing protein, whose translation MVAQVIPAIIELKEIAVMIIGTGAVAVYVDKASKKSPTVSPPKPTELPSKSAKIERITGSDQITLRTSTIAMIQIKLERDRCRNKCNCPPETFKRVKMEIKDRSGMSELSLDYQSIICGSYWYPKKKNDKTSKNIIEWVYFKGPGNPPVEFDGWEPRFCLFLEAKARYDHLFKEVNGTPELQKWAYKNYEQLDNQAKRHDDVCRLNYPAKCCWVWMTSKAYRYFQTIKDNYPNLYTIYMPLSK comes from the coding sequence ATGGTAGCACAAGTAATACCAGCTATTATTGAGCTTAAGGAAATAGCTGTTATGATAATAGGAACAGGTGCGGTAGCAGTTTATGTAGATAAAGCTAGTAAGAAAAGCCCAACTGTTAGTCCCCCAAAACCTACAGAATTGCCAAGTAAATCAGCAAAAATTGAGCGTATTACTGGAAGTGACCAAATAACTTTAAGAACTTCAACAATAGCAATGATACAAATAAAATTAGAAAGAGACAGATGTCGAAACAAATGTAATTGCCCACCAGAAACATTTAAACGAGTAAAAATGGAAATAAAAGATCGTTCTGGTATGAGTGAATTATCGTTAGATTACCAATCAATAATTTGCGGTTCATACTGGTATCCCAAAAAAAAAAATGATAAAACTTCAAAAAATATTATTGAATGGGTATATTTTAAAGGACCAGGTAATCCACCAGTAGAGTTTGATGGATGGGAACCTAGATTTTGTCTATTTTTAGAAGCTAAAGCGCGTTACGATCATTTATTTAAAGAAGTTAATGGAACCCCAGAATTGCAAAAATGGGCTTATAAAAATTATGAACAGCTTGATAATCAAGCAAAAAGGCATGATGATGTATGTAGACTAAATTATCCTGCTAAATGCTGTTGGGTGTGGATGACTAGTAAGGCATACCGTTATTTTCAAACGATAAAGGATAATTATCCTAACTTATACACAATTTATATGCCACTATCAAAATAA
- the argC gene encoding N-acetyl-gamma-glutamyl-phosphate reductase — MLKAIIIGASGYAGAKLAYYLSKHPHIELIALTVSENSQDGGKLISDNNLHPQLKGIIDLPLIATSDYSCYINDVDIVFLATEHSVSHEIAPYFLEKGCTVFDLSGAYRVNSPEFYTDYYGFTHRHQKWLNKSVYGLAEWNDEKIKQAQLIAVPGCYPTAAQLPLKPIIEENLLDNTQWPVINAVSGVSGAGRKSTHNNSFCEVSLHAYGLFTHRHQPEIAIHLGQQVIFTPHLGCFKQGIHATITCRVKDGVTSQDILNALNKYYKDKPLVRVYEKDWPALKAVVGLPYCDIGFALKDRHLILISVEDNLLKGAAAQAVQCMNIRFGYEQTTSLL, encoded by the coding sequence ATGTTAAAGGCAATTATTATTGGAGCGAGTGGTTATGCAGGTGCAAAATTAGCTTATTATTTAAGTAAGCATCCACATATTGAATTAATCGCTTTAACGGTATCGGAAAACAGTCAAGACGGCGGTAAACTTATTTCTGATAATAATCTACATCCTCAATTAAAAGGAATAATTGACCTACCACTTATTGCCACATCTGATTATTCTTGTTATATCAATGATGTTGATATTGTCTTTTTAGCTACAGAGCATTCTGTTAGTCATGAAATTGCCCCTTATTTTTTAGAAAAAGGTTGCACTGTTTTTGATTTATCTGGTGCTTATCGTGTTAATTCTCCAGAGTTTTATACCGATTATTACGGTTTTACCCATCGACATCAAAAATGGCTAAATAAATCTGTTTATGGTTTAGCTGAATGGAATGATGAAAAGATAAAACAAGCTCAATTGATTGCTGTCCCCGGTTGTTACCCTACAGCTGCACAATTACCGCTTAAACCTATAATTGAAGAAAATTTATTAGATAATACTCAATGGCCAGTCATTAATGCAGTCAGTGGTGTAAGTGGTGCGGGTCGAAAATCAACGCATAATAATAGTTTTTGTGAGGTAAGTTTGCATGCATATGGGCTGTTTACTCATCGCCATCAACCCGAAATTGCAATACATTTAGGGCAGCAGGTTATCTTTACACCACATTTAGGTTGTTTTAAACAGGGTATTCATGCAACCATTACTTGTAGAGTTAAAGACGGGGTAACTTCTCAAGATATTCTCAATGCATTAAATAAATACTACAAAGATAAACCTTTAGTTCGAGTTTATGAAAAAGATTGGCCTGCTTTAAAAGCAGTAGTAGGCCTGCCTTATTGTGATATTGGTTTTGCCTTAAAAGATCGACATTTGATTCTGATTTCGGTTGAGGATAATTTATTAAAAGGTGCTGCCGCTCAGGCTGTGCAATGTATGAATATTCGTTTTGGTTATGAGCAAACCACTTCACTATTATAA
- the trhP gene encoding prephenate-dependent tRNA uridine(34) hydroxylase TrhP, whose product MTLLYAKPELLSPAGSLKNMRYAFAYGADAVYAGQPRYSLRVRNNEFNHENLAIGINEAHAQGKKFYVVVNIAPHNSKLKTFIRDLEPIVNMKPDAFIMSDPGLIMLVREHFPEMEIHLSVQSNAVNWATVKFWHKIGLTRVVLSRELSLDEIAEIREKVPEMELEVFIHGALCMAYSGRCLLSGYINKRDSNQGTCTNACRWEYKIAEGKEDEVGQIVHKCEPIPVQQVEPTLGIGSTTDKVFMLEESGRPGEYMQAFEDEHGTYIMNSKDLRAVELVGDLTKIGVHSLKIEGRTKSFYYCARTAQVYRQAIDAASEGKPFDPRLLTELESLAHRGYTEGFLRRHKHEDMQNYVHSHSVSDRQQFVGEFSGARLNGLAEIIVKNKFSVGDSVEMMTPKGNTTFIIERMENKKGQPVPAGLGDGHIVYIPIPEEIDLNYALLMRNFD is encoded by the coding sequence ATGACACTTTTATATGCAAAACCAGAGTTACTTTCTCCTGCTGGTTCCCTTAAAAATATGCGCTATGCGTTTGCTTATGGTGCGGATGCAGTTTATGCTGGACAACCTCGATATAGCTTACGTGTTCGTAATAACGAATTTAATCATGAAAATTTAGCTATTGGCATTAACGAAGCCCATGCGCAAGGTAAAAAGTTTTATGTCGTTGTTAATATTGCTCCACATAATTCTAAATTAAAGACCTTTATTCGGGATTTAGAGCCTATTGTCAACATGAAACCAGACGCCTTTATCATGTCCGATCCTGGTTTAATTATGTTAGTCCGTGAACATTTTCCAGAAATGGAAATTCACTTATCTGTGCAATCCAATGCCGTTAACTGGGCTACTGTAAAATTTTGGCACAAAATCGGATTAACTCGAGTGGTCTTGTCGCGTGAATTGTCATTAGATGAAATTGCTGAAATTCGAGAAAAAGTACCAGAAATGGAGCTAGAAGTTTTTATTCATGGTGCGCTTTGCATGGCATATTCTGGACGTTGTTTACTTTCAGGTTATATCAATAAACGTGATTCAAACCAAGGTACGTGTACTAATGCTTGCCGCTGGGAATATAAAATTGCGGAAGGCAAAGAAGACGAAGTAGGGCAAATTGTACATAAGTGTGAACCGATTCCCGTTCAGCAAGTGGAGCCAACTTTAGGCATAGGTTCCACTACGGATAAAGTGTTCATGTTAGAAGAATCAGGACGTCCTGGCGAATATATGCAAGCTTTTGAAGATGAGCATGGCACATATATAATGAACTCTAAAGATTTAAGAGCGGTTGAATTAGTTGGTGATTTAACTAAAATTGGGGTACATTCATTAAAAATAGAAGGCCGTACTAAATCTTTTTATTATTGTGCTCGAACTGCTCAAGTTTATCGTCAAGCAATTGATGCAGCAAGTGAGGGTAAACCTTTTGATCCTCGTTTGTTAACTGAGCTTGAATCTTTAGCCCACCGTGGTTATACCGAAGGATTTTTACGTCGTCACAAACATGAAGATATGCAAAATTATGTGCATAGCCATTCAGTATCAGACAGACAGCAGTTTGTTGGGGAGTTTAGTGGAGCGCGTTTAAATGGTTTGGCTGAAATTATTGTTAAAAACAAGTTTTCAGTAGGTGACAGTGTAGAGATGATGACACCTAAAGGTAATACGACTTTTATTATTGAACGTATGGAAAATAAGAAAGGGCAACCTGTTCCAGCAGGACTCGGGGATGGGCATATTGTTTATATTCCAATTCCTGAAGAGATTGATTTAAATTATGCCTTATTGATGCGCAATTTTGATTAA